The genomic region AAAGAGAAAAACTTGTTCAGGCAGCCATCCCTATTTTTGCCAAATACGGTTTCCGTGAAACAAAAATGTCCGATATCGCTATCTCGGCTGATGTTGGTAAGGGTACGCTCTATGAGTATTTCGAAAGCAAAGACGAACTTTTCCTGAATACCTTTAAGCTCTGGTTTTCATATTTTTCCGAACAGATGCAGGATATTGTCGGTAAAGAAAAAAATCCTTACAAACAGCTCGTTTTATTTTATGAACAATTTTTTCAGACCATAGAACAATATGGGGATACTTATTATATTTATTTTGATTTCTGGTCGGAATTAACCAGAAATACCAATATTAATCAGCAGGAAATTGTCAATGTTTATCAGTCTTTGCGGGAACTTTTTGCTGATATACTGGAAGACGGAGTTCAAAAAAAAGTTTTTAAAACCATAGATTCCATGGCCATGAGCACAGCCTTGCTTTCATTGGCCGACGGTTTACTCATGCAGTGGCTTATTGACCGGTCGTCTTTTTCTATAAAGGATATCGGCAATCAGGCTGTAAAAGCTTTTCTGGGCTCTTTATTAATTTAATGATCATCACGATCTAGAGAGAGAATATGGATACAGTTGGTGCTGGTAGCGGTGGCGGAATACATCCTGGTGCGCCCATTATTTGGCCGCATATTAAGCCACAGACACAGGTAACGCAGCAGGATCAGCAACAACAGGAACAGCAGCAAACACAACAGGTACAACAAAACACACCGCAATCTTCTACGCAGACCTCGCAGTCGACTACAGCCACACAATCTCAGGTATTGCAGCAGGTAGCTTCCACTACAGTCAGTAGCCAGACATCAGCTTCAACTCCGGTTTCATCTGCCACAAGAGCTTTGTCCACCCAGGACATATCTATGCAACTGATGAGCATAGGACTTGCCGATACTCCGGAAAACCAGCAGCTGGCTTCCAAAATGCTGGAGTACGGTATGGAACTTAGCGATGAGAATTTTCAGCAGCTTTTCAAAGCCCTGCAGAACAAAGGAGCGAACGCCAATACGCAAAATGCCGCCCTGGCCGCTATGTCCAAGGGTCTTGCCGGAAATCCGGCTG from Candidatus Margulisiibacteriota bacterium harbors:
- a CDS encoding TetR/AcrR family transcriptional regulator, encoding MPKIVNKTEKREKLVQAAIPIFAKYGFRETKMSDIAISADVGKGTLYEYFESKDELFLNTFKLWFSYFSEQMQDIVGKEKNPYKQLVLFYEQFFQTIEQYGDTYYIYFDFWSELTRNTNINQQEIVNVYQSLRELFADILEDGVQKKVFKTIDSMAMSTALLSLADGLLMQWLIDRSSFSIKDIGNQAVKAFLGSLLI